A genomic region of Flavobacteriales bacterium contains the following coding sequences:
- the aroB gene encoding 3-dehydroquinate synthase produces the protein MNKLQTYSLSPTILIESAKEIFTLLKKHKLTESQIFILADTQTSEHCLPLIESELPGGGRRTILLDIPSGESTKTLATAHDLYSRLMEYEADRKSLLLNVGGGMVCDLGGFVASTYKRGIQWINIPTTVLAQVDAAIGGKTGLNHHGVKNVIGTFEQPLATLVYPQFLNTLPKREVLAGFAEMIKHALIASTDLWEQMLKAPYIDLPLIKSLIGPSMVIKEEIVSRDMHETGERKKLNFGHTIGHALESYMMESPERDLLHGEAVALGIMAETYISHKKGYITESLHEQIAGFIAQHYECPPLHESNYHRILEIMKQDKKKRSSELNMTLLKGIGEAVIDRNPKMDLVIDSLTYLERYPFKG, from the coding sequence TTGAACAAGCTACAGACATATTCCTTATCGCCTACGATCCTGATAGAAAGTGCCAAAGAGATATTCACGCTCCTTAAAAAGCACAAACTAACAGAGTCACAGATATTCATTCTGGCCGACACACAGACCAGCGAGCACTGTCTGCCACTCATCGAAAGCGAACTACCGGGTGGAGGTAGGCGCACAATACTTCTGGATATCCCTTCAGGAGAAAGCACCAAGACCTTGGCCACTGCCCATGACCTCTACAGTCGGCTCATGGAATATGAGGCCGATCGCAAGAGCCTGCTACTGAATGTAGGTGGTGGTATGGTCTGTGACCTAGGGGGATTTGTAGCAAGCACCTACAAGCGTGGAATCCAATGGATAAACATCCCTACCACCGTGCTGGCCCAAGTAGATGCTGCCATAGGTGGAAAGACCGGTCTCAATCATCACGGTGTGAAAAATGTGATCGGCACATTCGAGCAGCCCCTGGCAACACTCGTCTATCCGCAATTCCTCAATACGCTTCCCAAGCGCGAGGTGCTGGCCGGCTTTGCTGAAATGATCAAGCATGCTCTCATTGCATCTACTGATCTTTGGGAACAGATGCTCAAGGCTCCATACATCGACCTACCCTTGATCAAATCCCTTATCGGCCCAAGCATGGTCATCAAAGAAGAGATCGTCAGTCGGGATATGCACGAGACCGGAGAGCGTAAGAAGTTGAATTTTGGTCATACCATAGGTCATGCACTGGAAAGCTATATGATGGAATCACCCGAACGGGACCTGCTCCATGGTGAGGCAGTAGCACTGGGTATCATGGCCGAAACCTATATCTCACATAAGAAGGGCTACATCACCGAGTCACTCCATGAGCAGATCGCTGGCTTCATCGCTCAACACTACGAATGTCCTCCCTTACATGAGAGTAACTACCATCGGATACTCGAGATCATGAAGCAGGATAAGAAGAAGCGATCCAGTGAATTGAACATGACCTTGTTAAAAGGGATAGGGGAAGCGGTCATCGATCGAAATCCTAAAATGGACCTGGTCATCGATTCCCTCACTTACCTGGAAAGATACCCTTTCAAAGGATGA